In one Curtobacterium citreum genomic region, the following are encoded:
- the rpmI gene encoding 50S ribosomal protein L35: protein MPKQKTHSGSKKRFKLTGSGKIMKQQAGMRHNLEVKSAKRKARLNEDQVLAKADAKNVKKLLGH from the coding sequence ATGCCCAAGCAGAAGACCCACTCCGGGTCGAAGAAGCGCTTCAAGCTCACCGGCAGCGGCAAGATCATGAAGCAGCAGGCCGGTATGCGTCACAACCTCGAGGTCAAGAGCGCCAAGCGCAAGGCCCGCCTCAACGAGGACCAGGTCCTCGCCAAGGCCGACGCGAAGAACGTCAAGAAGCTTCTCGGCCACTGA
- a CDS encoding TrmH family RNA methyltransferase, translated as MSDLLENPKAGRVRAVAALSKKDVRADTGLFLLEGPQAVREAIEYRPELLRELYVTPTAAARYALDDAPVDTWFVTEQVLDTMADTVTPQGVVAVCQQFPTSVREVFPDPGTVGREDRGGLPGIVAILEQVRDPGNAGTIIRAADAAGADAVVLTGRSVDPYNPKVVRSTTGSLFHVPVSVGVSLQDAVARAKALGYTVLAADVSGDDLPDVRADGMLDGPTAWVFGNEARGLTSEDLALVDRAVKVPIYGKAESMNLATAASVCLYESAFAQRTAASSSTGA; from the coding sequence GTGAGCGATCTCCTCGAGAACCCGAAGGCCGGCCGCGTCCGGGCCGTGGCCGCCCTGTCGAAGAAGGACGTCCGAGCCGACACCGGGCTGTTCCTGCTCGAGGGTCCGCAGGCCGTGCGCGAGGCGATCGAGTACCGTCCCGAGCTCCTCCGCGAGCTGTACGTCACGCCGACGGCCGCCGCGCGCTACGCGCTCGACGACGCGCCGGTCGACACCTGGTTCGTCACCGAGCAGGTGCTCGACACGATGGCGGACACCGTGACGCCGCAGGGCGTCGTCGCGGTCTGCCAGCAGTTCCCGACGTCGGTGCGCGAGGTCTTCCCGGACCCCGGCACGGTCGGACGGGAGGATCGTGGCGGGCTCCCGGGGATCGTCGCGATCCTGGAGCAGGTGCGCGACCCCGGCAACGCCGGCACGATCATCCGCGCCGCGGACGCCGCGGGCGCAGACGCCGTGGTGCTGACCGGGCGCTCCGTCGACCCGTACAACCCCAAGGTCGTCCGGTCGACCACCGGGTCGCTCTTCCACGTCCCGGTGTCGGTCGGGGTCTCGCTGCAGGACGCGGTCGCCCGCGCGAAGGCCCTCGGCTACACGGTCCTGGCGGCGGACGTGTCGGGCGACGACCTGCCCGACGTCCGGGCGGACGGGATGCTCGACGGGCCGACGGCGTGGGTCTTCGGGAACGAGGCCCGCGGGCTGACCAGCGAGGACCTGGCCCTGGTCGACCGGGCCGTGAAGGTCCCGATCTACGGCAAGGCGGAGTCGATGAACCTGGCGACCGCCGCGTCGGTGTGCCTGTACGAGAGCGCGTTCGCCCAGCGCACCGCGGCTTCCTCCTCCACAGGCGCCTGA
- the rplT gene encoding 50S ribosomal protein L20, protein MARVKRAVNAAKKRRVILERAEGYRGQRSRLYRKAKEQVTHSLVYAYRDRHAKKGEFRRLWIQRINAASRANGLTYNRLIQGLGLAGVEVDRRILADLAVNNPETFAALVETAKKALPADTSAPKAA, encoded by the coding sequence ATGGCACGTGTAAAGAGAGCGGTCAACGCCGCCAAGAAGCGCCGCGTCATCCTCGAGCGCGCCGAGGGCTACCGCGGCCAGCGTTCGCGCCTGTACCGCAAGGCCAAGGAGCAGGTCACCCACTCCCTCGTCTACGCGTACCGGGACCGTCACGCGAAGAAGGGCGAGTTCCGTCGCCTCTGGATCCAGCGCATCAACGCCGCGTCGCGTGCGAACGGCCTGACCTACAACCGCCTCATCCAGGGCCTCGGCCTGGCCGGCGTCGAGGTCGACCGTCGCATCCTCGCGGACCTCGCGGTGAACAACCCCGAGACGTTCGCGGCGCTCGTCGAGACCGCCAAGAAGGCCCTGCCGGCCGACACCTCGGCCCCGAAGGCCGCGTAG
- the infC gene encoding translation initiation factor IF-3 yields MKELRITDPRTNDRIRVPEVRLVGPQGEQVGVVPIAMALRLAQEAELDLVEVAPNSKPPVAKIMDYGKFKYEAAQKAKEARRNQVNTDLKEVRFRLKIDVHDYETKRKRAEGFLLGGDKVKAMILFRGREQSRPEQGVRLLQKFAEEIAEFGVVESRPTQDGRNMTMIIAPLKNKSDVKGEQNAKRAAQKAERRATEHAAKGKETSGSSESEPAEAPAE; encoded by the coding sequence TTGAAGGAGCTCCGCATCACCGATCCCCGCACCAACGACCGAATCCGCGTTCCCGAGGTCCGACTCGTCGGCCCCCAGGGTGAGCAGGTCGGCGTTGTCCCGATCGCCATGGCCCTGCGTCTCGCGCAGGAAGCCGAACTGGATCTGGTCGAGGTCGCCCCGAACTCGAAGCCGCCCGTGGCCAAGATCATGGACTACGGCAAGTTCAAGTACGAGGCTGCGCAGAAGGCCAAGGAAGCCCGTCGCAACCAGGTGAACACGGACCTGAAGGAGGTCCGGTTCCGCCTGAAGATCGACGTGCACGACTACGAGACGAAGCGCAAGCGTGCCGAGGGGTTCCTCCTCGGTGGCGACAAGGTGAAGGCCATGATCCTCTTCCGCGGCCGCGAGCAGTCGCGTCCGGAGCAGGGCGTCCGTCTCCTCCAGAAGTTCGCCGAGGAGATCGCCGAGTTCGGTGTCGTCGAGTCGCGTCCGACCCAGGACGGCCGCAACATGACGATGATCATCGCCCCCCTCAAGAACAAGTCCGACGTCAAGGGCGAGCAGAACGCCAAGCGTGCTGCGCAGAAGGCCGAACGTCGCGCGACGGAGCACGCCGCGAAGGGCAAGGAGACCTCCGGGTCCTCCGAGTCCGAGCCGGCCGAGGCTCCCGCCGAGTAG
- the pheS gene encoding phenylalanine--tRNA ligase subunit alpha, translated as MSEHLEISEPAVAAAVDEALAAVRAATTVAELKQARAEHTGEQSPLARMNAAMRSVPKEQKAAAGKLVGQARGQVNQAIAAQESVLAEAEEHARLEAERVDVTALPSRRTPGSRHPLSLLNETVADIFVGMGWEVAEGPELEHEWFNFDALNFDQDHPARAMADTVFVEPVDRHLVMRTHTSPVQVRSLLSRELPLYVIAPGRVYRADELDATHLPVFTQVEGIAIDRGLTMAHLRGTLEHFARQVFGDEAQIRLRPNYFPFTEPSAEMDVWQPNAKGGARWVEWGGCGMVNPNVLRAAGIDPDEYQGFAFGMGIERTLQFRNGLNDMRDFLEGDIRFSQQFGTVV; from the coding sequence GTGTCAGAACACCTCGAGATCAGCGAACCGGCCGTCGCCGCCGCCGTGGACGAGGCCCTCGCCGCCGTCCGTGCCGCGACGACCGTGGCGGAGCTGAAGCAGGCCCGGGCCGAGCACACCGGCGAGCAGTCCCCGCTCGCACGGATGAACGCGGCGATGCGCAGCGTCCCGAAGGAGCAGAAGGCCGCGGCCGGCAAGCTCGTCGGGCAGGCCCGTGGGCAGGTGAACCAGGCGATCGCCGCGCAGGAGAGCGTCCTGGCCGAGGCCGAGGAGCACGCGCGGCTCGAGGCCGAGCGCGTCGACGTCACCGCCCTGCCGAGCCGACGCACGCCGGGCTCGCGCCACCCGCTGTCGCTCCTCAACGAGACCGTCGCCGACATCTTCGTCGGCATGGGGTGGGAGGTGGCGGAGGGTCCCGAGCTCGAGCACGAGTGGTTCAACTTCGACGCACTGAACTTCGACCAGGACCACCCGGCCCGGGCGATGGCGGACACCGTCTTCGTCGAGCCGGTCGACCGGCACCTCGTGATGCGCACGCACACGTCGCCCGTCCAGGTCCGGTCGCTGCTCTCCCGCGAGCTGCCGCTGTACGTGATCGCCCCCGGACGCGTCTACCGCGCCGACGAGCTCGACGCGACGCACCTGCCGGTCTTCACCCAGGTCGAGGGCATCGCGATCGACAGGGGCCTGACGATGGCGCACCTCCGTGGCACGCTCGAGCACTTCGCCCGCCAGGTCTTCGGCGACGAAGCGCAGATCCGCCTGCGCCCGAACTACTTCCCGTTCACCGAGCCGAGCGCCGAGATGGACGTCTGGCAGCCGAACGCCAAGGGCGGTGCCCGCTGGGTCGAGTGGGGCGGCTGCGGCATGGTGAACCCCAACGTCCTGCGTGCCGCCGGGATCGACCCGGACGAGTACCAGGGCTTCGCGTTCGGGATGGGCATCGAGCGGACGCTGCAGTTCCGCAACGGCCTGAACGACATGCGTGACTTCCTCGAGGGCGACATCCGCTTCTCGCAGCAGTTCGGAACGGTGGTCTGA
- a CDS encoding DUF1844 domain-containing protein encodes MTDTPPNEPTGADEARDIAEVPAVELINTVAVHLLSAAAVKVGLADDPQEQTDLDEARKLITALAGLVTAAATEIGDHHARPLRDGLRSLQLAFREASAIPDPVGKGPGEKYTGPVN; translated from the coding sequence GTGACCGACACCCCGCCGAACGAGCCCACCGGGGCCGACGAGGCACGCGACATCGCAGAGGTCCCCGCGGTCGAGCTCATCAACACCGTCGCGGTGCACCTGCTGAGCGCCGCCGCCGTCAAGGTCGGGCTCGCGGACGACCCGCAGGAGCAGACCGACCTGGACGAGGCTCGGAAGCTCATCACCGCCCTGGCCGGCCTCGTCACGGCGGCCGCGACGGAGATCGGCGACCACCACGCCCGTCCGCTGCGCGACGGACTGCGGTCGCTGCAGCTCGCCTTCCGCGAGGCGTCGGCGATCCCGGACCCGGTCGGCAAGGGCCCCGGCGAGAAGTACACGGGGCCGGTGAACTGA
- a CDS encoding phosphotransferase — MSAEAPDQVSDRTLEGWIARQRWYTAKGSTPALHTIAQTDGTRLVLDDAPTGPVLYQVPVSGGGPDADPVDATTDTAWVQQLAARIDADPASLRPIGRVTASRVLSGEQSNTSVICDTADGARVIVKVFRVLHHGDNPDVTTQLALSAAGSARVPTVYGALRASWPDTGRPDGTATGHLAFAQEFLPGLDDAWRVALTDAREGNPWDDHAQRLGEALAEVHRTLAQALPTEPADDARRAAAVATMHARLDAAVREAPTVEPHVDAVRSVYGRAAAARWPDLQRIHGDLHLGQVLAAPEPRGWVFLDFEGEPLRPLTERSLPDVTLRDVAGMLRSFDYVAGSLAHDATFVDAGAWAHTARAAFLDGYQRGTGTDLREHRELLDAFELDKAVYEVVYETRNRPDWAGIPLAAVARLAARSAA; from the coding sequence ATGAGCGCCGAGGCACCCGACCAGGTCAGCGACCGCACGCTCGAGGGCTGGATCGCCCGGCAGCGCTGGTACACCGCGAAGGGCAGCACCCCGGCGCTGCACACCATCGCGCAGACCGACGGCACCCGGCTCGTCCTCGACGACGCCCCGACGGGCCCCGTCCTGTACCAGGTGCCCGTCTCCGGCGGTGGACCGGACGCCGACCCGGTCGACGCCACCACCGACACCGCTTGGGTGCAGCAGCTCGCCGCGCGCATCGACGCCGACCCCGCGAGCCTCCGCCCGATCGGCCGCGTCACGGCATCGCGCGTGCTGTCCGGCGAGCAGTCGAACACCTCGGTCATCTGCGACACCGCCGACGGCGCGCGGGTGATCGTCAAGGTCTTCCGCGTCCTGCACCACGGCGACAACCCCGACGTGACGACGCAGCTCGCGCTCTCGGCGGCCGGCAGCGCGCGCGTCCCGACCGTGTACGGCGCGCTCCGGGCGAGCTGGCCGGACACCGGTCGTCCGGACGGCACCGCGACCGGGCACCTCGCGTTCGCGCAGGAGTTCCTCCCCGGGCTCGACGACGCCTGGCGCGTGGCCCTGACCGACGCCCGCGAGGGCAACCCGTGGGACGACCACGCGCAGCGGCTGGGGGAGGCCCTCGCCGAGGTGCACCGCACCCTCGCCCAGGCCCTGCCGACGGAACCCGCGGACGACGCGCGCCGTGCCGCGGCCGTCGCGACGATGCACGCGCGCCTGGACGCCGCCGTCCGCGAGGCCCCGACGGTGGAACCCCACGTCGACGCCGTCCGCTCGGTCTACGGGCGCGCCGCGGCCGCGCGGTGGCCGGACCTGCAGCGCATCCACGGCGACCTGCACCTCGGGCAGGTCCTCGCCGCGCCGGAGCCCCGCGGCTGGGTGTTCCTGGACTTCGAGGGCGAGCCGCTCCGCCCGCTGACCGAGCGGTCCCTGCCCGACGTGACGCTCCGCGACGTCGCCGGGATGCTCCGCTCGTTCGACTACGTCGCGGGCTCGCTCGCGCACGACGCCACGTTCGTGGACGCCGGCGCGTGGGCGCACACCGCCCGGGCCGCGTTCCTCGACGGCTACCAGCGGGGGACCGGGACGGACCTGCGGGAGCACCGGGAGCTGCTCGACGCCTTCGAGCTCGACAAGGCCGTGTACGAGGTCGTCTACGAGACCCGCAACCGCCCGGACTGGGCCGGGATCCCGCTCGCGGCGGTCGCGCGGCTCGCAGCGCGCAGCGCTGCTTGA
- a CDS encoding alpha/beta fold hydrolase — MPFITVGAENGHDIDLHYDDLGTGDPVVLIHGWPLSGRSWEGQVPALVEAGHRVIAYDRRGFGQSSQPWGGYDYDTFAADLDKLITELGLSDVTLIGFSMGGGELARYVSTYGTSKVKKLVFASAVPPYLWKSDDNPDGAVDQDLADWFANGITGDRPAFLHQFVDMFYTPGESGEPVVSADQRAYDLAIAELASPKGTLDCTVAFATTDFRDDLTKIDVPTLVIHGDSDGIVPFEASGKRTAEAIPDAQTHVIEGGPHGVLASHTDEWNEAVLRFLAS, encoded by the coding sequence ATGCCCTTCATCACCGTCGGCGCCGAGAACGGCCACGACATCGACCTGCACTACGACGACCTCGGCACGGGCGACCCCGTGGTCCTCATCCACGGCTGGCCGCTCTCCGGCCGCTCGTGGGAGGGCCAGGTCCCCGCACTCGTCGAGGCCGGCCACCGCGTCATCGCCTACGACCGCCGTGGCTTCGGCCAGTCGTCGCAGCCGTGGGGCGGCTACGACTACGACACGTTCGCGGCCGACCTCGACAAGCTCATCACCGAGCTCGGCCTGTCGGACGTCACCCTCATCGGCTTCTCGATGGGCGGCGGCGAACTGGCACGCTACGTCTCGACCTACGGGACGTCGAAGGTGAAGAAGCTCGTCTTCGCGAGCGCCGTGCCGCCGTACCTGTGGAAGTCGGACGACAACCCGGACGGGGCCGTCGACCAGGACCTCGCAGACTGGTTCGCGAACGGCATCACCGGGGACCGCCCGGCGTTCCTGCACCAGTTCGTCGACATGTTCTACACGCCGGGGGAGTCCGGGGAGCCCGTGGTCTCCGCCGACCAGCGCGCGTACGACCTGGCGATCGCCGAGCTCGCGTCGCCGAAGGGCACGCTCGACTGCACCGTTGCGTTCGCGACGACCGACTTCCGCGACGACCTGACGAAGATCGACGTCCCGACGCTCGTCATCCACGGCGACTCGGACGGGATCGTGCCGTTCGAGGCCTCTGGGAAGCGCACCGCCGAGGCGATCCCGGACGCGCAGACGCACGTCATCGAGGGCGGCCCGCACGGCGTGCTCGCGTCGCACACGGACGAGTGGAACGAGGCAGTCCTGCGCTTCCTCGCTTCCTGA
- a CDS encoding glycoside hydrolase family 2 protein → MSTLDGTVAAPDLPLASRQDGEYPRPQLLRGEWADLDGTWSFRNTGDDPAWRNGFPDAREITVPFPPESAASGIDEPGFHAVVWYARTIGREELTAAGLGADRDRLLLHFGAVDHRARVWIDGQFIGEHEGGHTPFVLDVTEALGSAPDSDTPDGGHLLVVRAEDDPHDVTQPRGKQDWHEYPHAIWYRRTTGIWQTVWLEAVPSRSVAALRWTNVDHATVRLTVRLRGERRTDERVRVEAWWEEQGERIARVETSVPATADEVDVTVPVTRQTNGQAADELTWSPETPRLVDATVTLLQDGVTPVDAVASYFGVRTVGLDGGAFLLNGRAYDVRSVLNQGYWPESHLAAPSRAALRREVELIKELGFTAARNHQKIEDPRFLYWADRLGLLVWGEAPGAYAFSPLAVQRLVREWMDAVERDASHPSIVTWVPANESWGVQQIATDPAQQAYARALADVTRALDATRPVVSNDGWEHPDSDIVTVHDYEGDGSRLAATYADDAARTALLGGRGPADRRILVGGAVDRGQPVMLTEFGGVDYQPGAQREDGWGYTSAVDGDDWIARITALYDGVRASSFLAGSCWTQLTDTLQETNGLLNADRTPKVPIERIRRAVTGA, encoded by the coding sequence ATGAGCACGCTCGACGGCACCGTCGCCGCACCTGACCTCCCGCTCGCGTCCCGCCAGGACGGCGAGTACCCCCGCCCCCAGCTCCTCCGCGGCGAGTGGGCCGACCTCGACGGGACGTGGTCGTTCCGGAACACCGGCGACGACCCCGCCTGGCGGAACGGCTTCCCCGACGCGCGGGAGATCACCGTGCCGTTCCCGCCGGAGTCCGCGGCGTCCGGCATCGACGAACCCGGCTTCCACGCCGTCGTCTGGTACGCCAGGACGATCGGTCGCGAGGAGCTCACGGCCGCCGGACTCGGCGCCGACCGGGACCGACTCCTGCTGCACTTCGGTGCCGTCGACCACCGCGCGCGGGTGTGGATCGACGGGCAGTTCATCGGGGAGCACGAGGGCGGCCACACCCCGTTCGTGCTCGACGTGACCGAGGCGCTCGGCAGCGCCCCGGACAGTGACACCCCGGACGGCGGGCACCTGCTCGTGGTCCGTGCCGAGGACGACCCGCACGACGTGACGCAGCCCCGCGGCAAGCAGGACTGGCACGAGTACCCGCACGCCATCTGGTACCGCCGGACGACCGGGATCTGGCAGACGGTGTGGCTCGAGGCGGTCCCGTCCCGCTCCGTCGCGGCCCTGCGGTGGACGAACGTCGACCACGCCACCGTGCGCCTGACCGTGCGGCTCCGCGGCGAGCGCCGGACGGACGAGCGGGTCCGGGTCGAGGCCTGGTGGGAGGAGCAGGGCGAGCGGATCGCGCGCGTCGAGACCAGCGTCCCGGCCACCGCGGACGAGGTCGACGTGACCGTGCCGGTCACCCGGCAGACGAACGGGCAGGCGGCGGACGAGCTGACGTGGAGCCCGGAGACCCCGCGGCTCGTGGACGCCACCGTCACGCTGCTGCAGGACGGGGTCACCCCCGTCGACGCCGTGGCGAGCTACTTCGGTGTCCGGACGGTCGGGCTGGACGGCGGCGCGTTCCTGCTCAACGGGCGCGCGTACGACGTCCGGAGCGTCCTGAACCAGGGCTACTGGCCGGAGTCGCACCTCGCCGCACCGTCCCGCGCGGCACTCCGGCGCGAGGTCGAGCTCATCAAGGAGCTCGGCTTCACCGCGGCCCGGAACCACCAGAAGATCGAGGACCCACGGTTCCTGTACTGGGCCGACCGGCTCGGGCTGCTCGTCTGGGGTGAGGCACCAGGGGCGTACGCGTTCTCCCCGCTCGCGGTGCAACGGCTGGTGCGGGAGTGGATGGACGCCGTCGAGCGCGACGCGTCGCACCCGTCGATCGTCACGTGGGTGCCCGCGAACGAGAGCTGGGGCGTGCAGCAGATCGCGACCGACCCGGCGCAGCAGGCGTACGCCCGGGCGCTGGCCGACGTCACCCGGGCCCTCGACGCGACGCGGCCGGTCGTCTCCAACGACGGGTGGGAGCACCCCGACTCGGACATCGTCACGGTGCACGACTACGAGGGCGACGGCTCGCGGCTCGCGGCGACCTACGCCGACGACGCAGCCCGGACGGCCCTGCTCGGCGGACGGGGGCCCGCTGACCGGCGGATCCTGGTCGGCGGTGCGGTGGACCGTGGGCAGCCCGTCATGCTGACCGAGTTCGGCGGGGTGGACTACCAGCCGGGGGCGCAGCGGGAGGACGGGTGGGGGTACACCTCGGCCGTCGACGGCGACGACTGGATCGCGCGCATCACGGCGCTGTACGACGGCGTCCGGGCGAGCTCGTTCCTCGCGGGGTCGTGCTGGACGCAGCTCACCGACACGCTGCAGGAGACGAACGGCCTGCTGAACGCCGACCGGACCCCGAAGGTGCCGATCGAGCGCATCCGACGGGCGGTCACCGGCGCCTGA
- the pheT gene encoding phenylalanine--tRNA ligase subunit beta: protein MRVPVRWLGESVDLPDDVSLEHVHAALVSVGFEEEAVHTFDLTGPVVVGRVLSREPEPQKNGKTINWCQVDVGEPEPRGIVCGAHNFDVGDLVVVTLPGAVLPGPFPIAARKTYGHVSDGMIASARELGLGDEHDGILRFADLGMEPEVGADAIGLLGLDDAAVEINVTPDRGYAMSLRGVAREYAHATGATFHDPAERVTPRSGEGFRVTIDDRAPIRGRVGAHTFVTRVVRGIDPARTTPAWMVSRLALAGVRSISLPVDITNYVMFELGQPLHGYDLAKVQGGLGVRRATAGEQLVTLDDTTRTLDAEDLVITDDQGPVGLAGVMGGARTEISDTTTDVLIEAAGFDQVSIARTARRHKLPSEASKRFERGVDPLVAEAAANRAVELLVELAGGTPDALGSTLVDTTPRPLVPMRLRRPAELIGVEYTDAEVIDTLRAIGATVKADGEHLAVTAPSWRPDLTDDTTLVEEVARIVGYGRIPSVLPVAPPGRGLTAHQRARRRVAAALASAGLFEVVTAPFVSRATQDAYPGIDGTGGPSVVLANALDSEQDLLRRSAVPALVDAARRNVSRGLVDVALYETSRVFLPAADTVLGTDTVPAGAVRPDADVLAALDAALPAQPFHVAALLTGNRVVKQPGVQPEPYGIADALDVARTVAWAVGGVELSVAQTSHPSLHPGRAASLLVGDSVVGVAGELLPALTEAAVLPRVVAVVELDLDALVAAAPDLASVGPIVSYPAATQDLSLVVDADVPAGDVLAEVRSGAGELLEYARLVDDYRGTGVDEGQKSLTFALRFRATDRTLTAAEASEARDGAVRRAGERFGATLRD from the coding sequence ATGCGCGTCCCAGTCCGTTGGCTCGGCGAGAGCGTCGACCTCCCCGACGACGTCAGCCTCGAGCACGTCCACGCCGCGCTGGTGTCGGTCGGCTTCGAGGAAGAAGCGGTCCACACCTTCGACCTCACCGGCCCGGTCGTGGTCGGCCGGGTGCTGTCGCGCGAGCCGGAGCCGCAGAAGAACGGCAAGACCATCAACTGGTGCCAGGTGGACGTCGGCGAGCCCGAGCCCCGCGGCATCGTCTGCGGCGCGCACAACTTCGACGTCGGTGACCTCGTCGTGGTCACGCTGCCCGGAGCCGTCCTGCCCGGACCGTTCCCGATCGCCGCGCGCAAGACCTACGGCCACGTGTCGGACGGCATGATCGCCTCGGCCCGTGAACTCGGGCTCGGTGACGAGCACGACGGCATCCTGCGCTTCGCCGACCTCGGCATGGAGCCCGAGGTCGGTGCGGACGCTATCGGCCTGCTCGGGCTCGACGACGCGGCGGTCGAGATCAACGTCACGCCGGACCGCGGCTACGCCATGAGCCTGCGCGGCGTCGCCCGCGAGTACGCCCACGCGACCGGCGCGACCTTCCACGACCCAGCAGAGCGCGTGACGCCCCGTTCCGGCGAGGGCTTCCGGGTCACGATCGACGACCGGGCGCCGATCCGCGGCCGCGTCGGTGCGCACACCTTCGTGACGCGCGTCGTCCGGGGTATCGACCCGGCGCGGACGACACCGGCGTGGATGGTGTCCCGCCTGGCCCTCGCCGGTGTGCGGTCGATCTCGCTGCCAGTCGACATCACGAACTACGTCATGTTCGAGCTCGGGCAGCCGCTGCACGGCTACGACCTCGCGAAGGTGCAGGGCGGACTCGGTGTCCGGCGTGCGACCGCGGGGGAGCAGCTCGTCACGCTCGACGACACCACCCGTACGCTCGACGCCGAGGACCTCGTCATCACCGACGACCAGGGGCCGGTCGGTCTCGCCGGTGTGATGGGCGGCGCGCGGACCGAGATCTCCGACACCACGACCGACGTCCTGATCGAGGCCGCCGGCTTCGACCAGGTGTCGATCGCGCGCACGGCCCGTCGCCACAAGCTGCCGAGCGAGGCCTCGAAGCGCTTCGAGCGCGGCGTCGACCCGCTCGTGGCCGAGGCCGCCGCGAACCGCGCGGTCGAGCTCCTCGTCGAGCTCGCCGGCGGTACCCCGGACGCCCTGGGCTCGACGCTCGTCGACACCACCCCGCGCCCGCTCGTCCCGATGCGGCTCCGTCGCCCCGCCGAGCTCATCGGCGTGGAGTACACCGACGCCGAGGTCATCGACACCCTCCGCGCGATCGGTGCCACGGTGAAGGCGGACGGTGAGCATCTCGCGGTCACCGCCCCGAGCTGGCGCCCCGACCTGACCGACGACACGACCCTGGTCGAGGAGGTCGCCCGGATCGTCGGGTACGGCCGCATCCCGAGCGTGCTCCCGGTGGCGCCGCCCGGACGTGGCCTCACCGCGCACCAGCGCGCCCGTCGTCGCGTCGCCGCGGCCCTCGCCTCGGCCGGTCTGTTCGAGGTCGTGACCGCGCCGTTCGTGTCCCGCGCCACGCAGGACGCGTACCCGGGCATCGACGGCACGGGCGGTCCGAGCGTCGTGCTCGCGAACGCGCTCGACAGCGAGCAGGACCTGCTCCGCCGCAGCGCCGTCCCCGCCCTCGTCGACGCGGCACGTCGGAACGTCTCCCGCGGACTCGTCGACGTCGCGCTCTACGAGACCTCCCGCGTCTTCCTGCCGGCGGCCGACACGGTGCTCGGCACGGACACGGTCCCGGCCGGGGCCGTCCGTCCCGACGCGGACGTGCTCGCCGCCCTCGACGCCGCGCTGCCCGCGCAGCCCTTCCACGTCGCGGCCCTGCTCACGGGCAACCGCGTCGTGAAGCAGCCCGGCGTGCAGCCCGAGCCGTACGGCATCGCGGACGCCCTCGACGTCGCCCGCACGGTCGCCTGGGCGGTCGGCGGTGTGGAGCTCTCGGTCGCACAGACGTCGCACCCGTCCCTGCACCCGGGACGGGCGGCATCCCTGCTCGTCGGTGACTCCGTGGTCGGCGTGGCCGGCGAGCTGCTGCCCGCGCTGACCGAGGCTGCGGTGCTGCCGCGGGTCGTCGCCGTCGTCGAGCTCGACCTCGACGCCCTCGTCGCCGCGGCGCCGGACCTGGCGTCGGTCGGACCGATCGTGTCGTACCCGGCGGCCACCCAGGACCTCTCCCTGGTCGTCGACGCGGACGTCCCTGCCGGTGACGTCCTCGCCGAGGTCCGCTCGGGCGCCGGCGAGCTGCTGGAGTATGCTCGGCTCGTGGACGACTACCGGGGCACCGGCGTGGACGAGGGACAGAAGTCCCTGACGTTCGCGCTGCGCTTCCGCGCCACGGACCGCACGCTGACCGCTGCCGAGGCCTCCGAGGCCCGTGACGGCGCCGTCCGACGTGCCGGCGAGCGATTCGGGGCGACCCTCCGCGACTGA